The DNA segment TCCTTCAGTGTGGTGAGGAGCCTTCTGTTATCTCTCTGATGGAGACCAATTGTGGGTTCATCCAGTACGTAAAGCACTCCTGTAAGGCCGCTTCCTATCTGGCTTGCGAGCCTTATTCTCTGGGCTTCACCACCGGAAAGGGTTGGTGATGATCTGTCCAGAGTAAGGTAATGAAGCCCTACATTCACAAGAAAGTCCAGCCTGCTGCGAATCTCTCTCAGGAGTTCTTCCGCCACCTTCTTTTTCCACGGATCAAGTTCGAGGTGCGTAAAAAAATCATGAAGTTCATGAACGGTCATGGAATTGAGCTCGTGTATTCCTCTGTCACCTACGGTTACTGCCCTGGCTTCCCTTCTCAGGCGGGTGCCTTCGCAGACTGAACAGTTGGTCTTATTGAAGAATTTCTCGTAATGTTTCCTTGCGGCCTGGCTGCTCGTGCTGCGGTAGCGCCTCTCAAGCCTGGGAATAACTCCCTCCCAGATGGTTTCCCACGTTCCGGCACTGTTCTTCGATGACCATGATATGCTTATTTTCCGGTTGGCTGAACCGTACAGTATTTCATCCTGTACTTCCGGGGACAAACTCTGCCACGGAGCACCAAGACTGAAATCAAGTTCTCTGGACAATGCCCGCACCAGGTTTTTCACGTGGCTGGAAGGTATACCCCAGGGGGCAATAGCTCCGTCCTTTATTGACAGAGCTTTCCTTGGCAGCACCAGCAGCGGGTCAACCTTGAGTTCGTATCCAAGTCCCGAGCACTCAAGACACATTCCGAGGGGGTTATTGAAACTGAACAGCTGAGGGGTGAGATCAGGCATGCTTATACCGCAGTATGCGCAGGCGCTGCTTTCGCTCATCAGGGTTTCTTCACCGGTGTCCGCATTGACTACGGAAAGTATTCCATCCCCTTCACCCAGCGCTGTTTCCACGGAGTCCATAAGCCTGCTGGCGATACCCTTTTCGCATACTATCCGGTCAACCACGAGATGAATATCGTGCTTCTTTTTGCTGTTCAGCGTTATGTTCTCTTCGAGACTTCTGGTTTTTCCGTCAATAAGAACCCGGACGTAACCCTTTTTTCTCAGTGTCGGGAAGAGGTCTGTATGGGCACCCTTTCTGTTTCGAAGAAGTGGAGCAGTTATCAGCAATCTTGTGCCTTCAGGGAATTCAAGAATCCTGTCCACCATCTGCTGCGGTGACTGGCTTGAAACCTTTCTACCGCACTCCGGGCAGTGGGGAGTACCGACCCTGGCATAAAGAACCCTCATGTAATCGGATATCTCCGTTACGGTTCCAACGGTGGACCTGGGATTATGGCTTACCGTTTTCTGTTCAATGGAAATAGCGGGAGAAAGCCCCTCGATGCTTTCGTAAAGGGGTTTTTCCAGCTGGCCAAGAAATTGTCTTGCATAGGCTGAAAGTGATTCTACATACCTTCGCTGCCCCTCGGCGTAGAGGGTATCAAACGCAAAGGAGCTTTTGCCGGAACCGGATACGCCTGTCAGGACCACAAGCCTGTTTCTGGGAAACTCCACAGTGATATTCTTGAGATTATGCTCTCTGGCTCCCCGCACGATAATTTTGTCCATAACTCTCTTTCTCAACAGAGTTTTATTAGCGCAGCACTCCCGCAACCATATACTATACAACTTCAACTGAAACATAGAATGTGCCACAATAGCACGGCATTTATAAACGGAGGAAGGGGAGCTGATTCGATGAGTTTGTAAAATATTGCGGGACAATATACTATGGGTACGGGTATTTCTGGCATGATGATTGCTCGAAATATATCCGAATTGAATTCCCGGCTGGCCGAAGAATAAGGAAGGTATCGGTCGGGTTCTAGAAGTAACCAGTGATTTGAAGACCCGTAATAAGGGTGAAGTTTAAACGTATTCTTCCATTACTTTCGCAGGAAGAGAAGAAGAGGAGATGAAAACATGGGAAAAATAATAGGAATAGACCTTGGAACCACGAATTCATGCGTGGCCGTTATGGAGGGCGGTGAGCCTACCGTAATACCCAACGCTGAAGGCGCGAGAACTACACCTTCGGTAGTAGCCTTCAATGACAAGGGTGAGAGGCTTGTAGGTGTTGTAGCCTACAGGCAGGCAGTGGCGAATCCCGAGAATACGATATTCTCGATAAAGAGATTCATGGGATGCAAGTACAACGAGATGAAAAGTGAAATTGAAAGGGTTCCCTACAAGGTTATTGAGGGGAAGAACGGCGATGCCTGGGTGGAAATCATGGGCAAGAAGTACTCACCCCCGGAAATATCCGCGATGATACTTCAGAAAATGAGGCAGACAGCCGAGGATTACCTGGGAGAGAAAGTAGAGAAAGCGGTTGTGACCGTTCCCGCGTATTTCAACGACAGTCAGAGGCAGGCCACCAAGGATGCCGGGAAAATAGCCGGTCTTGAAGTGGAAAGAATTGTAAACGAACCCACAGCGGCAGCTCTTGCCTACGGACTTGACAAGGAATCCTCAAACAGGACTATCGCCGTATACGACCTCGGTGGAGGAACCTTTGATATATCAATACTGGAAATTGGTGACGGGGTTTTTGAGGTTAAATCAACCAATGGAGATACTCACCTGGGTGGGGACGATTTCGACCATGCCATCATTAACTGGATGGTTGCCGAATTCAAGAAGCAGCAGGGCATCGATCTGTCCAATGACAAAATGGCCATTCAGAGGCTCAAGGAAGCTGCTGAAACAGCCAAATGCGAGCTTTCAACAACACAGAGCACCAATATCAACCTTCCTTTCGTCACGGCGGATTCAGCCGGGGCGAAGCATCTCGACATGACACTTACAAGATCAAAACTCGAACAGCTGGTTGATGACCTTGTAGAAAGAACAGTGGCTCCCTGTAGAACGGCATTGAAGGATGCCGGTATCGAGGCGTCAGCTATAGACGATGTTCTTCTGGTCGGTGGACAGACCCGGATGCCGCTTGTTCAGAGGAAGGTTACCGAGATATTCGGCAAGGAACCTCACAAAGGAGTCAACCCGGATGAAGTGGTTGCCGTTGGAGCAGCCATCCAGGCAGGTGTACTCTCAGGTGATGTCAAAGATGTCCTTCTTCTGGATGTTACTCCGCTTACACTTGGTATCGAAACCCTCGGCGGAGTGGCGACACCCATTATAGACAAAAACACAACTATACCTACAAAGAAAAGCCAGATATTCAGTACCGCAGCTGACAGCCAGCCCCAGGTGGAGATCATCGTGCTTCAGGGCGAAAGAAAAATGGCGGCAGACAACAGGACTGTTGGAAGATTCGTTCTTGACGGTATTCCACCTGCCCCCAGGGGAATGCCTCAGATAGAAGTAACGTTCGATATCGATGCTAACGGAATTCTTCACGTTTCAGCAAAGGATAAGGCTACCGGGAAGGAACAGAAGATCAAGATAGAAGCCTCCAGCGGACTATCCAAAGATGAAATAGAAAGTATGATTCATGACGCTGAAGCTCATGCAGATGAGGATGCTAAAAAGAAGGATATAATAGAAAGGCGCAATCAGGCCGATGCCATGGTTTTCGAAATCGAGAAACAGATGAAGGAATACGGAGACAAAATATCTTCAGATGACAGATCCAGGCTTGATGCTGCAGTTTCGGAAATGAAGAAGGCACTTGAGGGGGAAGATGACGATCTGATAAAGCAGAAGTCAGAGAGTCTTCAGGAAACCTGGAAGCAGTTCGGGGAAGCCTTCTACAAGCAGCAGCAGGCTCAGGAGCAGGATGCGGGACCAGCCGGACAGGCCGGAGAAACAACCGGAACAGCTGATGCCGGTGGAGATGAAGACAACACTGTTGACGCTGATTACGAAGTTGTTGATGACTGATGGCAGATCCAAGAAGGAGCCGTAGTAAAAAAAAGGAAGGTACTTCCGCAAGAGGAAAAATTCCCATTTCGGTAGTTGAGGACGAGATGGAGAAAAACCTTGAGGAAGCCGGGAATTCTAAGGCTGATGAAGAAGTTGAAAATCCGGAACTTCCAACGGATTCTAAACCTGATCCAATAAAACTGCAGCTTCAGGATAAGCTCCTGAGGCTGCAGGCGGAATTTGACAACTACAGGAAGCGTCAGGCAAGAGATTTTCGAAAACTGTGTACCCAGGGCAAGAAAGAGCTGATAAAAGAGCTTCTTGCTGTGCTGGATAATTACCACAGGGCAGAGCAACTGGTAAAAGAGGGGGGGCACTCCGTAGAAGAGATAGCCGATGGGCTGATGAAAACATCTGAGCAGCTGGTTGGTATTCTGAAACAGGAGGGCCTTAGTGAACTGGATATAAAGAAAGGTGATCCCTTTGACCCCAATATTCAAGAAGCCATGATTGCGGAAGAAGAAGAAGGTCTGGATCAGGATACCGTTCTGGAAGTATATCAAAAAGGATACCGTTTAGGCGAGGATCTTCTCCGTCCCGCGAGAGTAAAGGTTGGAAAACCTGTTTTAAAACCCACTGCCGGGGAGCAGGATGAAGGTGAAGAGGGAGAATAGAAAACAGTGAATAAAGACCTCTACTCCATCCTGGGGGCTGACGAGAAAGCATCGCAGGAAGAACTGAAGAAGTCTTACCGCAAGCTGGCCAAGAAGTATCATCCCGATGCGAACCCTGGAGATAAGAAAGCGGAAGAACGTTTCAAGGAAATCTCCGAAGCGTACGATATTCTCGGCAGCAAAGAAAAAAGAGAACAGTACGATCAGATGCGGAGGGGCGGCGGAGACTTTTCGTGGGGTGAAGCCGGCGGTCAGAGAGGAAATCCCTTTGGCGACGGCGGTTTAGCTGACATCCTTCGTTCGATGTTCGGTGGCGGTGGAGGCGGCGGAGGCGGCGGTTTCGGACAGAGGAGAGCCTCAAGACCTACCGTTGTTGTATCTGTCCCGTTTAAAACTGCTGCCCTGGGAGGAACTGTCAGGGCTAATATGGAAGTGCCCTCCACATGTCCTGTATGCATGGGAGCAGGAGGCTCGGGAGAAGAACGCTGCAGCCAGTGCGGTGGTTCAGGCAGAATACAGCAGGGCCAGATGGTAATGCCCTGTCCGGCCTGTGGAGGTTCAGGCAGGACTTTCAAAAATAAATGTTCGAAGTGTCATGGAACCGGCGAAGTCATGTCTTCAGAAGTTGTTGACCTGAACATTCCCGCAGGATCAGATGACGGATCAGTGCTGCGTCTCGCAACACCCTCCAGGAAGACAGTGATGGTAAAACTGAGGGTTAAGCCGGACAGTTTTTTCAGGAGAGACGGCAGGAACATTCACTGTACAGTGAAGATAAATGTTCCCCAGGCAGTTCTGGGCACGAAACTGAAAATACGTACTCTCGACGGCAAAATAGTACTTAAGATTCATCCTGGAACCCAGCCTGAAACGGTTCTGAGAATTCCAGGAAAGGGTGTTCCCTACAGAGGTACAAAGGGAGACCAGCTGGTTCATGTGGAGGTTACAGTACCAGAATCCGTAACGGAAGAGGAAAAGGTTCTCTGGGAGAAACTTTCAGGGAAAAAAGCTTGACGCGGATACTCGAGCGTATTATTCCCTGTACAACGTTAATTTGAACAGATAAGAAGGAGACTTTTTTGAACTATGCCTATCTTGCCCTGTTGATCCCGGGGTTTCTGCTTGCAGTTGCCGGGTTTGTGATGCTCGGAAAGAAACTTCATCCGGTAATTACAGGTTTTATGTTTCTTGCAGGGATAGCCGCCCTTGTCCTTGGGGTTCTACTGACCTGCGTCCCGGAATTCTTCTCCGGTTAAATTAGCTATATAGAACAGAATTGCACATGACAGCGTAAATAGTTACATTCTTTAATATGAACGGAGTGTGACTGATCATGAAGTATTCAATTCCTCTTCTGACTGCATTAACCACAATAGCATTAGCGGAGACCCTTCTCGTTCCCTCTCAGTACCCTTCCATTCAGAATGCCATCAACGCTGCTCAGGACGGCGATACGGTACTTGTGTCCCCCGATGAATACGAAGGACCTATTAACTTTGAGGGGAAGAACATCGTTGTATCAAGTACAGCAGGTGCCGGCAGTACTCTAATCAGAACCTCCCGTAATTACCACTGCGTGTCCATCGCAGGAGGGCAGGACAGCACAGCTGTTCTTGAAGGCTTCACAGTAAGTAACCAGGTCTCGGATAATGAAGTATCTCGCGATACTATCGGCTGTGGTGGAGGCCTTTACATCGTTAATGCATCTCCAACCATTCGGAACAATATCATTACGGACTGCGTTGCTGAAAGTCAGGGAGGGGGATTATTTCTGGAGAACTCATCCACGCTGATGTCAGGCTGTATCATCAGCAATAACACCGCGATGTTCTCCGGTGGAGTATCTGCTCTATCTTGCGGGAAGCTTGATCATCCTTTGCGCATAATCGACTGTACAATTACAGGCAATCAATCTACAGATATGGCTGGCGGACTTTCGTGTAATAGTAGTAGTTCAATAGTAATTATCAACAATTATATCAGCGATAATTACACGTACCTTTCTGGTGGAGGTATACTGCTAAATTACACCAATGCGCTACTTTTTGGAAATACCATTTCCGGAAATGACGCATTCGATGGAGGTGGAATTTCAATAAGACATTCTGAACCGACGATAATCGGAAACATCATTGTTCGGAATACTGCTGATTACGGAGCGGGCATATACCAACTTTCAGGTCTCTTCGAACATTTAGAAAACAATACTATTGCAAACAATGCCGCGTCCGTCAGAGGTGGTGGTCTTTTATGTAAGGACGGTTCCATTTCTATTGTTAATTCCATTTTGTGGGGGAACATCGCTCCAACAGGATCTCAGATACTTATGGATAATGCTGATGTTTCGGTTGAATATTGCGATGTCGAGTACGGAGAAGATTCCGTGTATAACTTTGCAAGTTCCACACTCAACTGGGGCCCGGGCAACATCGATATCGATCCTGAGTTCGAGACGGGGCCTTTTGGTGATTATCACCTTCCATGGGGTACACCCTGTGTTGATGCGGGCAATCCCGCTTCAGAGTACAACGATCCCGAAGATCCTTTCAATCCGGGCTACGCCCTTTGGCCCGCGATGGGACTTATTCGTAACGACATGGGAGCCTTCGGAGGAGGAGGAGTAGACTACTGGCTTTCTGTGGAAGAGGAAGAATTATCACCGACTGAAAATGGGCTTCCGTTAAAATCCTTCCCCAATCCGTTCAGTTCATCATGCACTGTGTGTTATCAGCTTGATGAAGCTTCACAAGTTGTTCTTCAGGTGTTCGATCTATCCGGTCGGCTCGTTGAGACCCTTGTAGATAAGGCTGTTCCCTCAGGCATGCACTCCGAACACTTCGATGGCTCCGGCCTCTGCCCGGGCGTGTACCTGATAAGACTGGTCGCGGTAGATGTTTCAACTTCACGGAGATGCATTGTACTTAGATAGGGTTAACATGAAGCATTTCGTTTTGATAGTGATCGTGTTGCTGATTCTCTCCTGCGGGGACAACCCCGCTGAACCTGCCGGTCCTGATTATCCCACTCCCTCGGTTCTTTCAGCTCTGTTTATGGGGGGCTGGTTTCCGCCCGATACATCCAAAGGCACGTGTAACGATATTCAACTTACATGGACCATGTGTCCGGATAGTACATTCTGGAAGTATACTCTGTACAGGTCAAATACTCCCGATATCGAATCACTTCCCGATTCAGCGGAAGTCATTTACACAAGCTTCGACGCTTCCGATACTGCATACACAGACACAAATACATCGTGGGACACCTGGTTCTACTACGCTGTCAGAACGTACGATCAGGATACTCTTGGTTCCTGGAGCAACGAAGCATCACTATATATACCGTCCCGCACCTCATTCGGAGGGCCGGATTCGCTTGTTGAACTCGTGGATGTCGGTGCCGGCCCGGGAGGTATCTGTACGGTTCCTTCGGGAGATTATGTTTACGTGTCATGCTATTTTGATAACTCCGTTTACGTTCTGGAGACATTCGATCCTGCCGTATATACAAGTGTTCCTGTTAGCGGCGGTCCCATTGATGTATGCGCCGGTTCTCAATACGCGTACGTATCGTGTTCTTCAAGCGACGAAGTTGCTGTGATAAGGACATCCGACAACACTGTGGAATCAACGGTATCGGTTGGTGATTCACCCTCCGGGCTGTGTATCACTCCGGACGGCTCCAGAGTTTACGTCTGCTGCTACGGCAGTGATGAGGTATGGTGCCTTGATGCTTCTTCACTTGCCGTTCTTGATGTAATAACGGTTGGCGACGGACCATGGGACATCTGTACGCTGCCTTCCGGTGAATACGCCTATCTGACCTGCAGGCTTGATGGAACAGTATCGGTTGTACGGGTTTCGGATAACTGCGTTGTTTCAACTCTGAATACCGCTTCGGAACCTGTGGGTATCTGCTCATCAATATCCGGAGATTACGTTTATGTATGTGATTACTCTTCCGGTGAGATTGTACCTGTAAGAACATCTGATAACTCGATACAGTCATCAATCAGTGTCGGCAGCGGTCCTATTGGTATCGCTGTTGTTCCCAACGGCAACCTGGCTTACGTGTCATGCAATATCTCTAACAGGGTCTATCTGGTTGATCTAACCATTGGTTTGATGGTAAGCTACCTTCCGGTCGGGGTAAGACCGAACGGTGTATGTTCACTGCCTTCAGGTGAATATGTATACGTAGCTAACAGCAGTTCCGGCTCGGTAAGCGTGTTCGGGTACAGCAGTCTGGAATATCGGTAAAGTACATAACCTTTATATGCAGCTTATGCTACTCGATCAAGCCAAGCTTTTTGAAATTATCGATAAACTCCATCAGCAGTTTGTCGTTCGGGTGAAGTCTGAAAGATCTCTCAGCAAATGATGCAGCCTTTTCCAGGGCGTTATCCTGCACAAGCTGGCGGATTTTTACAATGTATTCCGCGGTGGTTTCAGAATTACTGCCGTCCAGTGAGGATGAAACAGTATTTGATTCAGTCTCAATATCTGACAGGAGTTCCTCAAGCCCATTCGTTTCAGGAATCATCTCAAAGGCTCTGCGGGCAAGTACGACAGCTTCAGCAACTTTTCCTGCTACCAGTTTTTTTCTGGCTATTTGAACAAGATTGGCAGATTTGATTTTCGTTTTCAGAAGATCTATCCTTAACTGAACCTCCGGATTATCCGGATCGATTTTCATGGCTCTCTTCAGATAGGCAATCGCCTTCTGCTGATGCCCGTTGTTGTATTCTCTGTCAGATGCTTCAAATATTTTAGTAATTCGATCCTCGGAAGCCATCGATGATTTCCTTTCATGGTTGTTTTCCACAGCTGTTTCAACAGGTTCTGTTTCCTGATCTAAAAACATTTCCTCAGGAGTGAATTCAAGTATTTCAAATTGCTCTTCCGCAGGAGTTTCCAACTCTGTTTGCGCAGATTCTGTTTCCTGATCTACAAGCATTTCCTCTTGAGTGAATTCAAGGATTTCAACAGGTTCTGTTTCCTGATCTACAAATATTTCCTCAGGAGTAAATTCAAAAATTTCAACTGGTTCTTCCTCAGGAATCTCTACAGTGGTTTCCGCCGGTTCTTCCTCAGGTTCGGTTCCGGTGTTCTTTCTGCCAATAAACTGAATAACCTGAACGAGGACTCCATTGTTATCATCAACATCAACAGCCTTCCTCATAAGCTCAAGGGCTTCATCTCTTTTTCCCTGGTGAAGTTTCTTCTTGGCTTTTCTGACAAGGCTGGCAATAACCTTTACATTTTTTTTCAAAACTACCTCCGGAAATTCAGCAGCCCGAAGCGTAAAGATAATACAACTTCGAACTCTTCGGGAACCATGGCAGTATATCCACATGGATTGCCGTTCACAAGTGTCACCTCACCGCTGCTGAAGATATATTACCTGTGCCTGCGACTTACCGAAGTTGCAGCCTTGGATGAGCTATTTTAGTTTAACCATGCAGTTAACCTTCAAGCGAAGAACTCAGGGAGATTAATGATGTCATTTTCCATAAAACGCATTCTGGGTATGGACGAACTCGGTCCTGAAATGACACCAAAGGGATCAGGAAAGATCGAGTTCGTTGATGTTACATTGAGGGATGGCCAGCAGTCACTGCTGGCAACAAGAATGTCAACCGATCAGGTTCTAAGGCTCATGCCCCTGATACTTGATACAGGAATGAGAACCATGGAAGTATGGGGCGGAGCGACGCTGGACAGCGCTATGAGGTATCTGGATGAAGATCCATTTGAGAGACTGAGCAAGTTGGCTGACGAAGCTGGACCGTCCGGCTGCAGGCTGAGAGCCCTTTCCCGCGGGCAGAATCTTTTCGGCTATGACCCCTATCCGGACGATATAGTAAAGGATTTCAACAGAGAAGCCGTTAGAACCGGTGTTGGCATCATGAGAATTTTCGATGCTCTCAATTACATTCCCAATTTCAGCGCGGCGCTTGAGGGCACGAGGGATGCCGGAGGTCTCTTTGACGGGGCAATCTGCTACACCACCGGGGAACCGTACGATATCGATCACTTTGTCGGGAAGGCTCTTGAGCTTCAGAAGCTGGGTGCGGATATGATTTCGGACAAAGATATGGCCGGTCTGAAAGAGCCTTCTATCGCATGGAAATATTATACCACACTAAAGGAGACACTGGATGTGCCTGTCGTAAGCCATACTCACTGTACTCCCGGCTTCGGTCATATTTCAGCTGTCATAGCCATGCTTGCCGGCGTGGATATGATAGATACATGCTTCCTTCCTCTTGCCGGTGGGTCCTCCCATCCTTCGATCGAACTGCTTACTGTTTTCGCTGAACTACTGGGTAAAGATACCGCCCTGGATATCTCCCCTGAAAAGATCGAGCCCCTGCATGATGAATTAAGAAAAGTCATCTCCGAAGTTGAGCAGGAATTCTCCATTTCGACTCACAAAACCACCTGGCCAGGAAAGGATACCCTTGCTCCCATGGCAGAGCAAGTGCTGCAGTGTCTTTCGGAGGGAAGGACCAGGGACGCTAACGGAATCGTTCACGAAATGGAAGAGCTTTGCGGTTTTCCTCCGCCTAACGAGGAAGTAGAGAAGGCGCAGATTCCAGGTGGAATGTACAGCAATTTTACAACTCAGCTTGCGAAAGACGGCAAATCAGACTGTCTTCCCGCAGCCCTTGACGCAGTGCAGTCGGTCCGAAAAAAGGCCGGATGGTGCCCGCTCGTTACACCAACATCTCAAATCGTAGGGGTAAAGGCTTACCTTGAAACTCTGGGAAAAGATATAAACCCTATCCAGTACGAAAATCTCATTGCGGGATACTACGGCGAAACCCCTTTCCCCATTGATGAGGATTACCGTGAGAAGATATGCGGTTTCAGAGATGAGAGAAGGTACGATCCTTCTGAATTCAACAGGCAGATCCCTCTGATGCACGGAACTGACCTTCCCCTTGCCGAAACTCCCCATGAAAAACTGCTCTATTATCTCTTCCCCGAAAGCTCCGGTAAAACCTTCCTGGAGAAAAGGAGGCAGGAGGAATGGGCAGTCATTGTCAAAGAAAGACAGAAAAAAGAAACGCATCTTCTGGAAGAAAAAGAGAAGAACCTGAAAGACCAGGCAATTGTGAACAGATACGCTGGAAAGATGGAACAGCTGTCAGAAGAGCTATCCGATGCTCTCGAGGAAGCAGGAAGCGAATTTGACACTGATAACCTTGAAGAAATAGCCGATCTTGCCGAACAGGCCGAGGAGGAGAAAAAATAGAACTCAGTTGATATTGACTTAACCCGGATATTTTATATCATTGATATCTGTGGAATGATTTGGGGTATATTGCAACCACAATAAAAAAAGTGCTAAAAAGCCGATAGCTCCCCTAAAGCCGCCGGCAGGCGGCATTTCTATTTCGGCTGCGAATTAGAGAGGTTCATTTGCCATGAATAAAATGTTCACCAGTGAATCCGTATCCGATGGACACCCCGACAAGATCTGTGACCAGATCTCGGATGCTGTTCTTGATGCTCACCTTAAAGGCGATCCTGACGCTCACGTTGCCTGCGAAACCCTTGTAACAACCAATTTCTGTCTTCTGGCAGGAGAAGTGAAAAGCCACACCAATGTTGATTACGAGAAAGTAGCAAGAGACACCATACGATCAATAGGATACGATATTCCGGATCTGGGTTTTCATTACAGCGAGAACACCTATAAAGTAAGAATACACTCACAGTCACCCGATATCAATCACGGTGTTATTGACAACGAAGGAGCGGGAGACCAGGGGCTTATGTTCGGTTTTGCATGCAGCGAGACTGAATTTTTTATGCCCTATCCCATTCAGCTTGCGCACAGGCTCCTTGAGCAGTTAAGAGAATCACGCAAGTCTGAAGAAATCTCATGGGCAAGGCCCGATGCCAAGAGTCAGGTGACTGTGAAATATGATGGTTATACACCTGTTTCCATCGACGAGATTCTCCTTTCCGTTCATCACGCGCCTCTCGCTGAGAACGAAGAAATGGAAGCTGACATACGGAAGAAGGTTATAGCGCCGGTTCTCGAAAGATGCAAACCATCTCTGAAGTGGGACGGCAAGTTGTTTTTCAACCCATCCGGTAGATTTGCGATAGGCGGCCCCCATGGAGATACCGGTCTTACCGGTAGAAAGATCATTGTTGATACCTACGGCGGGACCGGAAGACACGGCGGTGGAGCATTTTCCGGCAAGGATTCAACCAAGGTAGACCGATCTGCAGCCTATATGGCCCGGCACATCGCAAAGAATATTGTAAAGGCGGGAATTGCTGACAGGTGCGAAATCCAGATCGCCTACGCAATAGGAAAGCCAGAACCTGTTTCCGTAATGGTTGAGACCTTCGGAACAGAAAAGGTCAGCGATGTCAGTTCGATTGAAAAGGTTGTAAGGGATATATTCCCTCTTCGTCCCTACAGGATCATTGAGTATTTAGGGCTCAAGAAACCTATCTTCTCAAGCACATCCTCCTTCGGGCATTTTGGAAGAGAAGCCGGAGCGGACGGGTCCTTTACATGGGAAAAGACAGACAGGGCGGAGGAACTGGCCTCAAAGCTTCTTTAGATAAGTGATGGGAGGCGCAGTTGACTGTATTAATGATATTCTCGTTACTGGTTTCCACAGGCTCACTTGACAGTCTTGATGCCTGTCTGCGGGAAACACGGGAGCAGATAATTCAGCTGGAAAATGAGGAAGCAGCTGTATCAACCATTTTGGATGCAATCCATCAGCATCTTCTCATTTCCAGAAGCTACTACAACGAGATGGCACTGGAGGAAGCTGAAATACTCCATCAGCTGAGCAAGGTTTCCGATGTGTTTACCGCTGAGGATTCCCTCCGCGAAGTTCTTGTCGAAAGCCTGTCATCCCATATGCTTTACCTGTATTCTCACAGGAATCTGGGCGGAATCGGAAGTTTTTTCGTGGAGGGTGGATTTACCAGGATGCTTCACCGACAGGCCTATATAGATTATCTCGCGTCAAAGGCAGCTGGTGAAGTATTTATGTTATCAATCAGCCAGGACTCACTTGGAAGCTTCCGGGATTCGCTTGAAGTCCTTCTTGTCAACGTGCAGCAGCTGCGTCAGCAGATGGTGGAAATACAGGAAGGTATATACAACGAAGAGGCGAACCAGGCTTCGATGAGGAACCAGATCATGGGTAGAATCGCCGCCGCCAAGGAGTCCCTTGCTGTGCTTGAAGACAGAAGAGTAAGCAGGGCTGAATTCGTAACTCAGCTCAGCGTTCGCTCCAGTACGGCTTCGTCAGGAACTCCTTTTGTTGAGCCGGATATGAACAGTTATCTGGAGCGGCAGAGGGGCAATTTAATCTGGCCTGCTGACGGGCAGGTTATCAGGAGGTTCGGAATAGAAACGCATCAGCAGTA comes from the Candidatus Aegiribacteria sp. genome and includes:
- a CDS encoding carboxylase; this encodes MSFSIKRILGMDELGPEMTPKGSGKIEFVDVTLRDGQQSLLATRMSTDQVLRLMPLILDTGMRTMEVWGGATLDSAMRYLDEDPFERLSKLADEAGPSGCRLRALSRGQNLFGYDPYPDDIVKDFNREAVRTGVGIMRIFDALNYIPNFSAALEGTRDAGGLFDGAICYTTGEPYDIDHFVGKALELQKLGADMISDKDMAGLKEPSIAWKYYTTLKETLDVPVVSHTHCTPGFGHISAVIAMLAGVDMIDTCFLPLAGGSSHPSIELLTVFAELLGKDTALDISPEKIEPLHDELRKVISEVEQEFSISTHKTTWPGKDTLAPMAEQVLQCLSEGRTRDANGIVHEMEELCGFPPPNEEVEKAQIPGGMYSNFTTQLAKDGKSDCLPAALDAVQSVRKKAGWCPLVTPTSQIVGVKAYLETLGKDINPIQYENLIAGYYGETPFPIDEDYREKICGFRDERRYDPSEFNRQIPLMHGTDLPLAETPHEKLLYYLFPESSGKTFLEKRRQEEWAVIVKERQKKETHLLEEKEKNLKDQAIVNRYAGKMEQLSEELSDALEEAGSEFDTDNLEEIADLAEQAEEEKK
- a CDS encoding T9SS type A sorting domain-containing protein, which encodes MKYSIPLLTALTTIALAETLLVPSQYPSIQNAINAAQDGDTVLVSPDEYEGPINFEGKNIVVSSTAGAGSTLIRTSRNYHCVSIAGGQDSTAVLEGFTVSNQVSDNEVSRDTIGCGGGLYIVNASPTIRNNIITDCVAESQGGGLFLENSSTLMSGCIISNNTAMFSGGVSALSCGKLDHPLRIIDCTITGNQSTDMAGGLSCNSSSSIVIINNYISDNYTYLSGGGILLNYTNALLFGNTISGNDAFDGGGISIRHSEPTIIGNIIVRNTADYGAGIYQLSGLFEHLENNTIANNAASVRGGGLLCKDGSISIVNSILWGNIAPTGSQILMDNADVSVEYCDVEYGEDSVYNFASSTLNWGPGNIDIDPEFETGPFGDYHLPWGTPCVDAGNPASEYNDPEDPFNPGYALWPAMGLIRNDMGAFGGGGVDYWLSVEEEELSPTENGLPLKSFPNPFSSSCTVCYQLDEASQVVLQVFDLSGRLVETLVDKAVPSGMHSEHFDGSGLCPGVYLIRLVAVDVSTSRRCIVLR
- a CDS encoding J domain-containing protein codes for the protein MNKDLYSILGADEKASQEELKKSYRKLAKKYHPDANPGDKKAEERFKEISEAYDILGSKEKREQYDQMRRGGGDFSWGEAGGQRGNPFGDGGLADILRSMFGGGGGGGGGGFGQRRASRPTVVVSVPFKTAALGGTVRANMEVPSTCPVCMGAGGSGEERCSQCGGSGRIQQGQMVMPCPACGGSGRTFKNKCSKCHGTGEVMSSEVVDLNIPAGSDDGSVLRLATPSRKTVMVKLRVKPDSFFRRDGRNIHCTVKINVPQAVLGTKLKIRTLDGKIVLKIHPGTQPETVLRIPGKGVPYRGTKGDQLVHVEVTVPESVTEEEKVLWEKLSGKKA
- a CDS encoding YncE family protein; the protein is MYLDRVNMKHFVLIVIVLLILSCGDNPAEPAGPDYPTPSVLSALFMGGWFPPDTSKGTCNDIQLTWTMCPDSTFWKYTLYRSNTPDIESLPDSAEVIYTSFDASDTAYTDTNTSWDTWFYYAVRTYDQDTLGSWSNEASLYIPSRTSFGGPDSLVELVDVGAGPGGICTVPSGDYVYVSCYFDNSVYVLETFDPAVYTSVPVSGGPIDVCAGSQYAYVSCSSSDEVAVIRTSDNTVESTVSVGDSPSGLCITPDGSRVYVCCYGSDEVWCLDASSLAVLDVITVGDGPWDICTLPSGEYAYLTCRLDGTVSVVRVSDNCVVSTLNTASEPVGICSSISGDYVYVCDYSSGEIVPVRTSDNSIQSSISVGSGPIGIAVVPNGNLAYVSCNISNRVYLVDLTIGLMVSYLPVGVRPNGVCSLPSGEYVYVANSSSGSVSVFGYSSLEYR